One Enterobacter asburiae genomic window, GGCTGATCTATGCGCAGCTCGACTGTGAGCACGTGGCGCTGAATGATTTGAATTATTTCGTCGAGCAGTGTCCGGAAGATCCCATTAGCGAAATGATTCGTGCGCAGATCAACGCGATCTCGCACAAACAAATTACACTGCATTAATCTTAATTCCGATTCACACCTGAATAAGGCGATCCTATGAAACAAAAAGTGGTTAGCATTGGTGATATCAAGGTAGCAAACGATCTGCCGTTCGTACTGTTTGGCGGCATGAACGTGCTGGAATCCCGCGATCTCGCCATGCGTATCTGCGAACACTACGTGACCGTGACCCAGAAGCTGGGCATCCCGTACGTGTTTAAGGCCTCTTTTGACAAAGCCAACCGCTCCTCCATCAACTCTTACCGTGGCCCGGGCCTGGAAGAAGGGATGAAGATTTTCCAGGAGCTGAAGCAGACCTTTGGCGTGAAAGTGATCACCGACGTGCATGAAGCCTCACAGGCGCAGCCGGTGGCAGACGTGGTGGACGTGATTCAGCTCCCGGCATTCCTGGCTCGCCAGACCGACCTGGTTGCGGCGATGGCGAAAACTGGTGCTGTTATCAACGTGAAGAAACCACAGTTCGTGAGCCCGGGGCAGATGGGTAACATCGTCGATAAGTTTATCGAAGGTGGCAACGACAAGGTGATCCTGTGTGACCGTGGCGCAAACTTCGGTTACGACAACCTGGTTGTCGACATGCTGGGCTTCAGCGTGATGAAAAATGTCTCCGGCCAGTCTCCGGTGATTTTCGACGTGACCCACGCCCTGCAGTGCCGCGACCCGTTTGGCGCCGCGTCCGGTGGCCGTCGTGCCCAGGTGACCGAGCTGGCGCGTGCCGGTATGGCGACCGGCCTGGCTGGTCTGTTTATTGAAGCGCACCCGGATCCGGCTAATGCGAAATGCGACGGCCCATCTGCGCTGCCTCTGGATAAGCTGGAGCCGTTCCTGAAACAGATCAAAGCGATTGACGATCTGGTGAAGAGCTTCGACGAGCTGGATACCAGCAACTAATAAAAAAACCCGCTTCGGCGGGTTTTTTTTATGGGGCATATTGCCGGGTGGCGCTGCGCTTACCCGGCCTACAAAACCCGTAGGCCCTGCAAGCGAAGCGCCGCTGGGCAAAAAACACTACGCAAAAATCGTCATCAAATAGGCAATAAACAACGCCATATGCGCCGCGCCGTTCAGCACGTTGGTGCGTCCGGTTGAGAATGAAATCTGGCACAGCAGTAACGAGGCGACCATCACAATCATCTCCGGCGCGCCCAGCGCAAACTGCAGCTCGTTGCCCGTCATAAAGGCAATCAGCGTCACTACCGGTACGGTAAGTGAAATCGTCGCCAGTACGGAGCCGAAGAACAGGTTCATTGCGCGCTGCACCTGATTATTCAACACCGCTTTCAGCGCCCCCAGCCCTTCAGGGGACAGGATCAGCAGGGCGACCAGGAAGCCGGTAAACGCTACCGGCGCGTTCAGCTCGGTTAACAGCGTTTCCAGCGGGTTGGCATTCATCTTGGTGACCGCAATCACCGCAATCAGATGCACGATCAGCCAAACCGTATGCCACGCGCTGCTGTGGGCCGACGGCTTGCCGTGGTGCGGGTCATCATCGTCGCCGTCATCTTCATGCTCGTACACAAACAGGCTCTGGTGCGTTTTGGTCTGAATCAACAGAAACACGCCGTACATGGCGGCGGAAATGAGCGCGACCAGCAGCGCCTGACCGGTGGAGAAGTTTGCACCCGGCAGCGCCATCGGGAAGACCAGCACAATAATGGCCAGCGGGAAGAGGGCAATCAGATACTGTTTAATGCCGAACAGGTTCATATACTGGGTCGCGAACTTGCGGCCGCCCAGCAGCAGAGAGAAGCCCACCAGGCCGCCCGTCACAATCATAATGATCGAGTAGAGCGTGTCGCGCATCAGCGTCGGCGCGGCATCGCCGGTCGCCATGAGCGCGGAAATCAGGCTAACTTCGAGGATAACGACGGAAAGGCTGAGAATTAACGATCCGTACGGCTCGCCCAGACGGTGGGCCAGGACGTCCGCATGGCGAACGACGCTAAATGCGCTAGTTAAGATGCCGACCAGGGCAAGAATATTGATACCAACCACCACTGGCAGTGACTGACTGCTTCCCCAGAAGAGCAGCACAGCCAGTGCCAGAACCGGGAAAATGAGTGACGTCTCCTTGTGGCGGGTCTTTACCGCCTCGTGTGTTGCTGTCATGTGCTTCTCCATCAATGCAGGTGCTTGTAATTATAGATAGAATTTTGAGGTCATTAAACTAACAGATCTCTGTTAAATACCCTTTATTTTTTACTTAATTTTACCCTTTGTCATGATTTTTCTGTTTGATGTCTATAATTCTCTGTCTTTATTTAATATTCATTAAATAACAACGAATTATAAATGGTATATATTCATAAATTATCGCGGGGTGGCACGCTGCCATATCGTCGTCCACACTTATCTCTTTAGCCAAAAGAGAGGTCAGTGATGCCCTATAAAACGAAACGCGAATTACCCGATAACGTGCAAAACGTGCTGCCCGCCCATGCGCAGGATATCTACAAAGAGGCGTTTAACAGCGCCTGGGATCAATACAAAGATAAGGACGATCGCCGGGATGATGCCAGCCGTGAAGAGACGGCGCACAAAGTCGCCTGGGCCGCCGTAAAACATGAATATGAGAAAGGAGACGACGATAAATGGCATAAAAAGAAATAGCCGTGAAATAATTCGCTGCCTTCATTTTGACTTTTCAGGCGGTTGAACTTCCGTTGTATTGCAACTGGTCCGCTAATTGCTTATCGTTATTTAACTGCTGGCAAAATGACCAGCACATAATGCCGGGAAGGCGAATTACAGATGTCGCAAGGAAGCATGCAGTGGCGGAGGTGGAAAGTGTTAACGCGTGATTTCTTAATGAAGGCAGATTGTAAGACGGCATTTGGTGCTATTGAGGAATCGCTTCTCTGGTCAGCTGAACAACGTGCGGCGTCACTCGCTGCCACGCTTGCCTGCCGCCCGGATGATGGCCCGGTATGGATTTTTGGCTACGGCTCCCTGATGTGGAACCCGGCTCTGGAATTTGTCGAATCGGCAACGGGCACGCTGCCTGGCTGGCACCGCGCATTTTGCCTGCGCCTGACGGCCGGACGCGGCAGCGCGTGCCAGCCGGGACGCATGCTTGCACTGAAAGAGGGCGGGCGCACCACGGGCGTGGCGTATCGCCTTCCGGATGCCACGCTGGAGGAGGAGCTCACGCTGCTCTGGAAGCGCGAGATGATCACCGGCTGCTATATGCCGAGCTGGTGCAAGCTGGAACTGGACGACGGTCGTACCGTCAATGCGCTGGTGTTTATTATGGACCCGCGCCATCCGCTGTATGAAGCGGATACCCGTACGCAGGTGATTGCCCCGCTGATTGCCGCCGCGAGCGGGCCGCTGGGCACCAACGCGCAGTATCTCTTCTCCCTCGATCAGGAGCTAACCCGCCTCGGCATGAAGGACGACTGTCTGAATGAGCTGGTGGCGAAGGTGAAGGCACTGCTGGAAGGGAACCCGCTCAACGGCACGCTGCGAGCAGGCTTTGCCTGATAATACGCCCGGCTCGCCGGGCGTTTAATCTTATGCCGCCACGTAGCTGACGGAATGCTCCAGCGACTGACTGTGGCTGTCGATCAGCACATCCCACGTGCCGGTATACGGCACGGTAAGCCAGGCCTTATCGTCCTGCACGGTCAGAATATCCGCCTGGGATTGTTTTTGTGCTTTCGCACTCATCAGATGAATACGGCAGCGCTCTGAGCAACGCACCACTACCGTATCCCCGCCAAACAGTTTCAAACTTGTTTTCACCAGTGCCATTTTTTACCCCGTCGATTTTGCCCATCCCGAGCGTGATATTGTTCACAAATTACTCATTGCATAACACCAAAGCGGGGGGCGAGGGATGATGATTTTGATCAAAAAATGGCATAACGTTTAAACAAAAATGACAAAATGCCTGAAAGCATTCAGCTGGCGCGGGTTTTACCCGAAAACCCGCGCCGGAATAAAATTAAATGCGGAAATGGCCGGCTGTTTCAGCAAGGTCGCCCGCCTGGCTCTGCAGGGCACCCGCGGCGGCGGCGGATTCCACCACCAGCTCGGCGTTCTGCTGCACCATGCGGTCGAGATGGGTCACCGCGTGGTTGATCTCGTGAATGCCTTTCATCTGCTCGCTGGTGGCGATGGAAATTTCGCGCATGATGCCGGAGACGCTGCCGATGCTGGAGCGGATCTCATCCATGCTTTCCCCTGCCAGATGCACGTAGCGGGAGCCGGTTGCCACGCTGTCGGTGGTGGAATCAATCAGCGATTTGATCTCTTTCGCCGCCTGAGCACTACGGCTTGCCAGGTTACGCACTTCGCCTGCGACGACGGCAAACCCGCGCCCCTGCTCACCGGCACGCGCCGCCTCGACGGAGGCGTTCAGCGCCAGAATGTTGGTCTGGAAAGCAATGCCGTCAATCACGCTGGTGATATCGCCAATTTTTGCCGACGCAACCTCAATGGACTGCATGGTGCTGATCGCCTGCGATACCACCTCGCCGCCGCGCGCCGCGGCCGCTGAGGCTTTGCTCGCCTGATCGTTGGCTTCTGCTGCCGATTCATTCGACTGGGTCACGGAGGCGGTGATCTGCTCCACGGCGCTGGCCGTCTCGCGCAGGCTGGATGCCGCCTGCTCGGTACGTCCGGAAAGATCCTGGTTACCCGCGGCAATCTCCTGCGCCGCGTTTTTCACCGATTCACTGGCATCCCGGAGCTGCACCATCACCACCGACAGCTTATCGCTGAAGGCGTTAAAGGCCTGGGCAATCTGCGCGACTTCGTCCTCGCCGCTGTCCGGCAGGCGCTGGGACAGATCGTTAGTCCCGTTGGCAATGTTGTGCATCGCGTCGCGAATGTCGGACAGACGCTTCAGCAGGCGGGCAATCAGGAAGTGAACAATGGCCGCGCTCAGGAGTGCCAGGAACACCAGCGAAATCGCCGATGCTTTAAGCAGGGAACGCATGCCGGAGGTGGCGTCACCGTTGTCCAGCGCGACGACTAACAGCCAGTTAGTGCCCGGTACGGCTGTCGCCACGAAGGTTTTTTCAGCGTCGTTCAGCGTTCCGTCGACGAGGTTACCGCTTTTCAACGCAGCAAAATCAATGCCTTTGATCGTCTCAGCAAAGGGTTTGAGCGTCAGGGCCGGATCGTTAGCGGCAATCACGCTGCCGTCACTGTTCAGAAGCAACCCGCTGCTGGCCGGAGTTGGATGGATCCCGCGCACGTTTGCCACCACGCTGTCCATCGCCACATCGCCCGCCACCACCGCTTTAAGGGTGCCATTTTCTTTTACCGGCACGGCGAAGGTCACCACCAGCTTACCGGTCCCCGCGTCAACGTAGGGCGCGGTGACAACCGGACCGTCCGTGCTGACTACCTGCTGATACCACGGGCGAATGGTCGGGTCATAGTCCGCCGGGACGCCCGCCGGCTCAGAGAATTTCGCCGTTTTGCTGGCGTAGCCAACATAGACGTTGGTAAAACCACCCGCCTGCGCAAGCTGTTTAAACACCGGAACCGGATCGTCATTCAGCGCAACGGTCTGCGCAGAGGCAATCACCGTCATCTTGCTTTTGACCCAGTCGGCAATCGCCATGTTATGGCTGGCGCTGGTGCTGGTCAGGATATCGCGCTGAGACTGCTGGTTATCCTGACGTGTTACCTGAAAGTTAATGACGGTATTGAGGAGAAGGGCGACGACCAGACAGCCTGCCGTCGCAGCGATGATGCGTGCACGAATCGATCTGAACATAAGTGAAATACCTGCTGTGTTGTTTCCATGCCTATCGGCAACCCCGCAGGTAAACTTGATGCTGAAACCGCGTCCATAAGAAAATAATATTTTTACGAGTTTATTATTAAAAAGTTAATACTTTATCTGCGGACAGCGTCCACTCGGCCAGCTCAACCAGCGTACCAATTTCTACCCCCTCAATCAGCGGCAGTCCGGTAATGCCGCGGCCGTCGGTGCAGGTCTTGCACAGCTTCACCGGTACGTTTTGCGCGGTCAGGATCTCCAGCATCTGCTGAATGTTATAGCCCTCTGCCGGTTTTTGACCCTTCAGCCCCGCGGTGACCGCATCCGACATTAAAAAGAGCCGTAACGCCAGGTCGCTCTCTTTTTCACGCAGCGCAATCGCCAGGCGCAGGCTGTTAAAAAGAGATTCGCTGCCGTAGGCCGCACCGTTGGCGACGATCACAATCTTCTGCATGTTGACTCCTGTTCTTATAAAGGCACGAATATTGCTTAATTCTTCCGAGTTTCGCTGTCCGGGAGAGTAAGCATGACATTAATGGCTGGCATTTCGCCAGGCGCTGCAGAATGGCTCACGCGCGCAAAAATGATGCGTCAGGAGCAGTTCAGCAAGCTGGCACAGCTGGGCGTACTTGTGCACGGCATTAGCCAACTGGTGCACATGTTACAGTGCGAGCGCGGGGCGTCCAACGTCTGGCTCTGCTCACAGGGTAAGCTGTACGCCCCCGAATGCAAAGCCAGCCGGGCGCTGGTGGATGAAAATCTCGCAGCCCTTTACGGCATTCTTGAAACACAGTCGCCGATCCCGGGAAGTACCGTCTGTGAACGCATCGGCGGCGCGCTCCTGAGTCTGGATACGCTTCCCGCGCTGCGTGACGGTGTGATTCAGCAAACGGTAACGGCACCGCAGGCGATGGAACACTACTCCCGCATGCTTCGCCATCTGCTCAGTATCGTGCCGCAACTCAATGACAGCATTGACGATCCGCAAATCGCAGGACGTTTTGTCGCGCTTTATAGCCTGATGCAGGGCAAAGAGCTGGCGGGACAGGAGCGAGCGCTGGGGGCGATTGGCTTCACGCAGGGCTTTTTCGATGAGGTGACCCGCCAGAGGCTGGTTGACCGTATTGACGGGCAGCAGGCCTGCTTTGAGATCTTTCTCTCACACAGCGCCGCTGACGTTCAGGCCACCTTTTCAATGCACTGTCAGCCCGATCGTGAAACGGAGCAGCTCCGGCGCGTGGCCTGTACCCGCCAGCCTGCCGCAGATGATGGCCTTACCGCGCTGAACTGGTTTGCTCTGCAAACCGCGCGCCTTGAGCATCTGCGCACGCTGGAGGAGACGATCATCGCCGATCTGATGGTCGCGGTGGACGAATGCATTCACCGTGACGATGAGTACGCGCTCACCGCCGATGAACAGGATGACCCGCCGATCCGTTATCCGGAAAAACCGTTGCTCACCCTGGTTCGCCAGCAGGCACGCGAGATAGAGCAGCTCTCACGTCAGCTTGCGTCGCTGCGCGATACGCTTGAAGAGCGCAAAATCATTGATAAAGCGAAAAGCGTGCTGATGACGCATCAGAATATGAGTGAGGAACAGGCCTGGACCGCGCTGCGCAAAATGGCGATGGACAAGAACCAAAGGATGGTGGATATCGCCCGCGCGCTGCTCATGGTGAAGAATTTGTGGCAGGTAACACCAAAGGAGTAACTGCACGGTCAGTGGGCATTTTCTGCATGATTGCGGTGCGTAAAGTCGAGGGAATACGGTAAGCGCTGCAAAAAACAGTGCGTTAAAACCTGGCATTTACTTTGCATTATCAGATTAACCATTTTTGACGATGCGCCAACGGCGGTGCATGCGTCTTCGGGATAAAGGCGTCCAGCGGTGCTCCGGCACGGTGGGCGCTTTTTTTTGGCTTTTTTTCAGGAGCGGTTATGGCGGATTTGTCGAGACGGCGATTTTTGCAGGCCAGCATGCTGGCGGGTGGCGCAATGCTGTTACCGGGTGTCATGCAGGCCACGTGGGCGGCAGGCTCGGATAAACCGGAGCAGGAAACGGTGCGTATCGGGTTTATCCCGCTGACCGACTGTGCCCCTGTGGTTATCGCGGCGCTGAAAGGGTTTGATAAAAAATACGGCATTACCATCGTGCCCACCAAAGAGGCGAGCTGGGCGGCGGTGCGCGACAAGCTGGTGGCGGGCGAACTCGATGCCGCACACATTCTCTACGGCCTGCTGTACGGACTGGAGCTGGGCATCGCCGGTAAGCCACAGCAGATGGCTAACCTGATGACCCTCAACCAGAACGGTCAGGCCATTACGCTCTCCAGCGATCTGGCAGAGAAGGGCGTTCGCGATCTCGATGGGCTGAAAAAGCTGATTGGGCAGCAGGCGCCCGGCACTTATACCTTCGCGCACACCTTCCCGACCGGGACGCACGCCATGTGGCTCTACTACTGGCTGGCCAGCGCGGGCATTAACCCCTTTGATGACGTGCGCACGGTAGTAGTGCCGCCACCGCAGATGGTGATGAACATGCGCATTGGCAACATGGTCGGCTTTTGCGTCGGCGAGCCGTGGAACGCGCGAGCCATCAACGACCGCATCGGTTTTACCGCCGCCACGTCACAGTCTATCTGGGCCGACCATCCGGAAAAAATTCTCGGTACGCGTCGCGACTGGGTGGAGAAAAACCCGCACACCGCGCGGGCGCTGGTGAGCGCGGTGCTGGAGGCGGCGCGCTGGATTGAGGCGTCCCCGGAAAACAAACGCGAAACCGCGCAGATCCTCTCCCGCCGGGCGTGGCTCAACTGCAAGGAACAGTATCTCACCGGACGCATGCTCGGCGAGTACGACAACGGTCTGGGACAGCGCTGGCAGGATGCGCACCCGATCCGCTTTTTCAACGAAGGGGCCGTCAGCTACCCGTATCACTCCGACGGCATGTGGTTCTTAACCCAGTTCCGCCGCTGGGGCTTGCTCAAAGCCGCGCCGGACTATGCGGGCATCGCACAGCGCATTAACCAGACCGCGGTCTGGCAGGATGCCGCCACGGCGGTGGGGGGCATTACCACACCGACTTCACCACTGCGCAGTAGCACATTGATGGACGGCACCGTCTGGAACGGTACCGACCCGGAAGGATACGCCAACCGTTTCGCCATTCATCGTAAAGGGGCCTGATTATGCCGCATCTGCAAAAGACGACATCACAAGAGACACCGGTGAGTGGGGAAGTCATCCCCCTGCCACCCGTGCAGGTTCGCCGCCGTACGCCGACGTTTGCGCGTCGGATCAACGCGGTCCTTCAGCGCATCATTCCGGCGTTTCTGGGGCTGGGACTGCTGGTCGTGCTCTGGCAGTTGGCGGCGATTAACAGCAAAGGCTTCCCGACGCCGCTCAGCACGCTCGATTCCGCCATTACCCTGTTCGCCGATCCGTTTTATCGCGACGGGCCAAACGACATGGGTATCGGCTGGAACGTGCTCGCCTCATTACAGCGTGTGGCGGTGGGCTTTGGCCTGGCCGCGTTCGCCGGGATCCCGCTCGGCTTCCTAATTGGCCGCTTCACCTTTTTTTCGCGCATGTTCGG contains:
- the kdsA gene encoding 3-deoxy-8-phosphooctulonate synthase — translated: MKQKVVSIGDIKVANDLPFVLFGGMNVLESRDLAMRICEHYVTVTQKLGIPYVFKASFDKANRSSINSYRGPGLEEGMKIFQELKQTFGVKVITDVHEASQAQPVADVVDVIQLPAFLARQTDLVAAMAKTGAVINVKKPQFVSPGQMGNIVDKFIEGGNDKVILCDRGANFGYDNLVVDMLGFSVMKNVSGQSPVIFDVTHALQCRDPFGAASGGRRAQVTELARAGMATGLAGLFIEAHPDPANAKCDGPSALPLDKLEPFLKQIKAIDDLVKSFDELDTSN
- the chaA gene encoding sodium-potassium/proton antiporter ChaA, which gives rise to MTATHEAVKTRHKETSLIFPVLALAVLLFWGSSQSLPVVVGINILALVGILTSAFSVVRHADVLAHRLGEPYGSLILSLSVVILEVSLISALMATGDAAPTLMRDTLYSIIMIVTGGLVGFSLLLGGRKFATQYMNLFGIKQYLIALFPLAIIVLVFPMALPGANFSTGQALLVALISAAMYGVFLLIQTKTHQSLFVYEHEDDGDDDDPHHGKPSAHSSAWHTVWLIVHLIAVIAVTKMNANPLETLLTELNAPVAFTGFLVALLILSPEGLGALKAVLNNQVQRAMNLFFGSVLATISLTVPVVTLIAFMTGNELQFALGAPEMIVMVASLLLCQISFSTGRTNVLNGAAHMALFIAYLMTIFA
- the chaB gene encoding putative cation transport regulator ChaB; this translates as MPYKTKRELPDNVQNVLPAHAQDIYKEAFNSAWDQYKDKDDRRDDASREETAHKVAWAAVKHEYEKGDDDKWHKKK
- a CDS encoding gamma-glutamylcyclotransferase, which codes for MLTRDFLMKADCKTAFGAIEESLLWSAEQRAASLAATLACRPDDGPVWIFGYGSLMWNPALEFVESATGTLPGWHRAFCLRLTAGRGSACQPGRMLALKEGGRTTGVAYRLPDATLEEELTLLWKREMITGCYMPSWCKLELDDGRTVNALVFIMDPRHPLYEADTRTQVIAPLIAAASGPLGTNAQYLFSLDQELTRLGMKDDCLNELVAKVKALLEGNPLNGTLRAGFA
- a CDS encoding DUF1883 domain-containing protein, with the translated sequence MALVKTSLKLFGGDTVVVRCSERCRIHLMSAKAQKQSQADILTVQDDKAWLTVPYTGTWDVLIDSHSQSLEHSVSYVAA
- a CDS encoding methyl-accepting chemotaxis protein, translating into MFRSIRARIIAATAGCLVVALLLNTVINFQVTRQDNQQSQRDILTSTSASHNMAIADWVKSKMTVIASAQTVALNDDPVPVFKQLAQAGGFTNVYVGYASKTAKFSEPAGVPADYDPTIRPWYQQVVSTDGPVVTAPYVDAGTGKLVVTFAVPVKENGTLKAVVAGDVAMDSVVANVRGIHPTPASSGLLLNSDGSVIAANDPALTLKPFAETIKGIDFAALKSGNLVDGTLNDAEKTFVATAVPGTNWLLVVALDNGDATSGMRSLLKASAISLVFLALLSAAIVHFLIARLLKRLSDIRDAMHNIANGTNDLSQRLPDSGEDEVAQIAQAFNAFSDKLSVVMVQLRDASESVKNAAQEIAAGNQDLSGRTEQAASSLRETASAVEQITASVTQSNESAAEANDQASKASAAAARGGEVVSQAISTMQSIEVASAKIGDITSVIDGIAFQTNILALNASVEAARAGEQGRGFAVVAGEVRNLASRSAQAAKEIKSLIDSTTDSVATGSRYVHLAGESMDEIRSSIGSVSGIMREISIATSEQMKGIHEINHAVTHLDRMVQQNAELVVESAAAAGALQSQAGDLAETAGHFRI
- a CDS encoding DsrE/DsrF/TusD sulfur relay family protein produces the protein MQKIVIVANGAAYGSESLFNSLRLAIALREKESDLALRLFLMSDAVTAGLKGQKPAEGYNIQQMLEILTAQNVPVKLCKTCTDGRGITGLPLIEGVEIGTLVELAEWTLSADKVLTF
- the nasR gene encoding nitrate regulatory protein NasR (NasR is a transcription antiterminator and transcriptional regulator for the nasFEDCBA operon) — translated: MTLMAGISPGAAEWLTRAKMMRQEQFSKLAQLGVLVHGISQLVHMLQCERGASNVWLCSQGKLYAPECKASRALVDENLAALYGILETQSPIPGSTVCERIGGALLSLDTLPALRDGVIQQTVTAPQAMEHYSRMLRHLLSIVPQLNDSIDDPQIAGRFVALYSLMQGKELAGQERALGAIGFTQGFFDEVTRQRLVDRIDGQQACFEIFLSHSAADVQATFSMHCQPDRETEQLRRVACTRQPAADDGLTALNWFALQTARLEHLRTLEETIIADLMVAVDECIHRDDEYALTADEQDDPPIRYPEKPLLTLVRQQAREIEQLSRQLASLRDTLEERKIIDKAKSVLMTHQNMSEEQAWTALRKMAMDKNQRMVDIARALLMVKNLWQVTPKE
- a CDS encoding CmpA/NrtA family ABC transporter substrate-binding protein, whose product is MADLSRRRFLQASMLAGGAMLLPGVMQATWAAGSDKPEQETVRIGFIPLTDCAPVVIAALKGFDKKYGITIVPTKEASWAAVRDKLVAGELDAAHILYGLLYGLELGIAGKPQQMANLMTLNQNGQAITLSSDLAEKGVRDLDGLKKLIGQQAPGTYTFAHTFPTGTHAMWLYYWLASAGINPFDDVRTVVVPPPQMVMNMRIGNMVGFCVGEPWNARAINDRIGFTAATSQSIWADHPEKILGTRRDWVEKNPHTARALVSAVLEAARWIEASPENKRETAQILSRRAWLNCKEQYLTGRMLGEYDNGLGQRWQDAHPIRFFNEGAVSYPYHSDGMWFLTQFRRWGLLKAAPDYAGIAQRINQTAVWQDAATAVGGITTPTSPLRSSTLMDGTVWNGTDPEGYANRFAIHRKGA